One genomic region from Torulaspora delbrueckii CBS 1146 chromosome 4, complete genome encodes:
- the LAS21 gene encoding mannose-ethanolamine phosphotransferase LAS21 (similar to Saccharomyces cerevisiae LAS21 (YJL062W); ancestral locus Anc_1.317) produces the protein MQKRLLALLISQLVAVSLFCAGFFPQKKVLKSEAQFIEEPALQNEAKPVFNKLVLVVIDALRSDFLFEKSNSKFSFLHSLLNEGSAWGFTAYSNPPTVTLPRLKGITTGSTPNFLDAILNVAEDDSSSNLNDQDSWVRQFFSHGKKLRFFGDDTWLKLFPKEYFDEYDGTNSFFVSDFEQVDHNVTRHLPKQLNNQQEWDALILHYLGLDHIGHKGGPNSQFMPAKQEEMDEILKQIYENVDDETLICVMGDHGMNDVGNHGGSSAGETSAALALISKKLRRYAPPAEQIGVQLPVQNADGEVDYQYLTRIQQVDIVPTLAALFNFPIPKNSVGILIQETLQLLDPKLAKIKLLENLKQLDSISNGHEVIQDEANIDQLYDLMKDIQSDLTRSATNYNYDLMGMGLALLVITTIITVLVGSNRMEFGHPFFFTMIVSLLIGLSSFGSSFVEEEHQIWWWISTGATLASSVYLVDEKYTHFVILVCLRIIRAWNNSGQKHFNENTVFDILKRNPTEQWYLNFFAIVICGLKGSSGDIVTFMCSFVLTALCLVYKVTWALVNRETVPHWLYEVAYKSCSIMMGDTTDVFDKSLIPLAQLFFRCFAGCVAVAVVACKMGGNKNSHAISTFITLLLIFQSQSPNIPLFFVFDVLKSSLNKIVSKRYNSDAYMISAVSLILQYFTFFHFGGTNSIATVDLSNAYNGVSENYNIYAVGFMMCVSNFAPSIYWSTFTWNLLYKTNKKWHNFFQSKLTFLMFNCISGCCLMFACVALRFHLFIWSVFSPKLCYYATWNIFMNLVIGWILEIPLALTT, from the coding sequence ATGCAAAAGCGCCTTCTTGCTCTATTGATTAGTCAATTGGTTGCAGTTTCACTCTTTTGTGCAGGTTTTTTCCCCCAGAAGAAGGTCCTGAAAAGTGAAGCTCAATTTATAGAAGAGCCAGCACTTCAGAATGAGGCCAAACCTGTGTTCAATAAACTTGTTTTAGTTGTCATCGATGCTTTAAGAAGTGATTTTTTGTTTGAGAAGTCCAACTCCAAGTTTTCCTTCCTTCACTCGTTACTTAATGAGGGCAGCGCATGGGGATTTACAGCATATTCCAATCCGCCGACTGTTACGCTACCAAGATTGAAGGGTATTACTACGGGATCCACGCCCAACTTCTTGGACGCAATTTTAAACGTTGCTGAGGATGATTCTTCGTCTAATTTGAATGATCAGGATTCATGGGTTCgtcaatttttcagtcacggtaagaaattgagattCTTTGGTGATGATACGTGGTTGAAGTTGTTCCCCAAAGAGTACTTTGATGAATACGATGGGACGaactctttctttgtcAGCGATTTCGAACAAGTGGATCATAACGTCACTAGACATTTACCCAAACAATTGAATAATCAACAGGAATGGGATGCTCTTATCCTACACTACCTGGGACTCGATCATATTGGACACAAGGGTGGACCTAATTCGCAGTTCATGCCTGCAAAGCAAGAAGAGATGGACGAGATATTAAAGCAGATTTACGAAAATGTCGATGATGAAACTTTAATCTGTGTTATGGGAGATCACGGGATGAACGATGTCGGCAATCACGGTGGTTCCTCAGCGGGGGAGACTTCGGCTGCCCTGGCATTGATCTCCAAAAAGCTGAGGAGGTATGCGCCACCTGCTGAGCAGATCGGTGTTCAGCTTCCTGTTCAGAATGCTGACGGAGAGGTTGACTATCAATATCTGACACGGATCCAACAGGTTGACATAGTGCCAACTCTGGCGGCTTTATTCAATTTCCCTATTCCTAAGAATAGTGTAGGTATTCTCATCCAAGAAACTTTGCAATTACTGGATCCGAAGCTTGCTAAGATAaaacttttggaaaacctTAAGCAATTGGATTCTATTAGCAACGGTCATGAAGTGATTCAAGACGAAGCTAATATCGACCAACTTTACGATTTAATGAAGGATATTCAAAGTGATCTTACTAGATCTGCAACTAATTACAACTATGATTTAATGGGAATGGGCCTAGCCTTACTAGTGATTACCACCATCATTACAGTTTTAGTTGGTAGCAACCGTATGGAGTTTGGGCATCcgtttttcttcaccatgATCGTGTCACTGCTCATAGGGTTATCCAGTTTTGGTAGTAGTTTTGTCGAGGAAGAACATCAAATATGGTGGTGGATCTCGACTGGTGCCACATTAGCCTCGAGCGTATATCTTGTTGACGAAAAATATACCCATTTTGTAATCTTGGTGTGTTTGAGGATCATCAGAGCTTGGAATAACAGTGGTCAAAAGCATTTTAACGAAAATACCgtttttgatattttgaaacGCAATCCTACCGAACAATGGTATTTGAATTTCTTTGCCATCGTGATTTGCGGGTTGAAGGGATCATCTGGTGATATTGTGACGTTTATGTGTTCCTTCGTACTGACTGCTTTGTGTTTGGTATACAAGGTAACTTGGGCACTGGTAAACCGCGAGACTGTTCCCCATTGGCTGTATGAAGTCGCGTATAAATCATGTTCGATCATGATGGGTGATACCACTGATGTTTTTGATAAGTCATTAATCCCACTAGCTCAGCTATTCTTCCGATGTTTTGCCGGGTGTGTAGCGGTAGCAGTGGTCGCTTGCAAAATGGGCGGCAACAAAAACTCGCATGCCATCAGCACATTTATCACCTTGTTACTGATATTTCAATCTCAATCACCAAATATTCCactcttctttgtctttgaCGTCCTAAAAAGCtcattgaacaagattGTAAGCAAGAGATACAATTCTGACGCCTACATGATCTCTGCggtttcattgattttgcaatatttcaccttcttccatttTGGTGGTACTAATTCCATTGCCACAGTGGATTTGTCCAATGCGTACAATGGTGTGTCTGAGAATTACAACATTTACGCCGTTGGGTTTATGATGTGTGTTTCTAATTTTGCACCTTCCATTTACTGGTCCACTTTCACTTGGAATTTGCTCTACAAAACCAACAAAAAATGGCACAATTTCTTTCAGAGTAAGTTGACGTTCCTTATGTTCAATTGCATATCAGGCTGCTGCCTCATGTTCGCCTGTGTCGCACTAAGATTCCACCTTTTCATTTGGAGCGTTTTCAGCCCCAAACTATGCTATTACGCCACATGGAACATCTTTATGAATCTGGTCATTGGCTGGATTCTGGAGATCCCACTGGCTCTAACTACTTGA
- the MRPL37 gene encoding mitochondrial 54S ribosomal protein mL54 (similar to Saccharomyces cerevisiae MRPL37 (YBR268W); ancestral locus Anc_1.318), giving the protein MFRFVPKRLFSNCRVFLQETPSTIVKSSCPAGTVLSVNVKKSGKDPVALEDSEYPAWLWEVLDPEARARKLAEDPMKLRKKQIRKANRMQIKQNNFLQQL; this is encoded by the coding sequence ATGTTCCGCTTTGTACCCAAACGTCTCTTCTCTAATTGCAGAGTTTTCCTGCAAGAAACTCCTTCTACAATCGTGAAATCATCATGTCCAGCAGGAACAGTTTTGTCAGTAAACGTGAAGAAGTCGGGCAAAGACCCAGTAGCATTAGAAGATAGCGAGTACCCTGCTTGGCTGTGGGAAGTGCTAGACCCAGAAGCACGGGCCAGAAAACTCGCGGAGGACCCAATGAAACTGCGGAAGAAACAGATCAGAAAGGCCAACCGGATGCAGATTAAGCAAAACAACTTTTTGCAACAACTGTGA
- the NUP82 gene encoding linker nucleoporin NUP82 (similar to Saccharomyces cerevisiae NUP82 (YJL061W); ancestral locus Anc_1.319) — translation MTVETHPIFRPSLTAQSGSDRFFLTTSDGGRAVVVQDSCIRWCNVSEPGYHSMTLERAFKDVKHVVMSNSGEFLCLYNDDELRIIEVPWAYTEVSSMANAFQLFRFVSDEARIKQVLFHPLAYQQETVVILKDDDSITIMNWQDFGDSKPDVLNLSNGTYSLDSSITDVECITFSQDGLTLYVLSVSEGADIYAFYPCLAPRMQFDKQGLDRLMYKSLIQYDVLNVGTDSEVKRNTIKQLKFVSGLHKQQNSQRILEIPEAQRQVRGQGPFTIAPFPKQIYSSTGTGIASLPINDQNELLIMSLDDGNIAILLQDLDVTMNWDSARYNYNNSFALVELITLGSQEIQQIVVGDHKYGQFSVMTPEGVFSIDTSKWSGVMASCLTESDLRPLAETKLESEVTFTELKDSPKSVAWWNTTPQSVVKVSNREVKSKQVSEGVSKQDDDITGSRQEPEKYNAHYSQPIAEIMQLNQKFQLESSKAPSKVIPPRERQKPLKNEASEIQLDLLTEASKDFVSKIAVGQTLGVTLHNRIYEQQLDLTHQLKASGELMEKQQTILTHFHSQSSRSDAVHARHSTLMSRFNKFKDNLGQIQNSQRFKDLEISKEEVEWFKEIRKQVLTFNRDVHNQKRLQDQLIHLKQEMNRIAQVTGDQNSQARDEWHELRHMLEEDTIILQDCNNQLKSAARQVPAQP, via the coding sequence ATGACAGTTGAAACACACCCAATTTTCCGGCCCAGTTTGACCGCTCAGAGTGGTTCTGACCGCTTTTTTCTTACGACTAGCGATGGAGGTCGAGCAGTAGTGGTTCAGGACTCATGTATACGATGGTGTAACGTTTCTGAGCCAGGTTATCACTCGATGACTTTGGAACGTGCATTTAAAGACGTTAAGCATGTTGTAATGTCGAATTCGGGTGAGTTTCTTTGTCTTTACAACGATGATGAGTTGAGAATCATCGAAGTTCCCTGGGCTTATACCGAGGTTTCCTCCATGGCAAATGCTTTCCAACTTTTCCGTTTTGTTAGTGATGAAGCTAGGATCAAACAGGTGTTATTCCATCCATTGGCGTaccaacaagaaactgttgttatcttgaaagatgatgattcgATAACTATAATGAATTGGCAGGATTTTGGGGATTCAAAACCAGATGTTTTGAATCTGTCCAACGGCACATATAGTCTGGACTCTTCGATCACCGATGTGGAATGCATTACATTCAGCCAGGATGGATTGACCTTGTACGTATTGAGTGTGAGTGAAGGTGCTGACATCTATGCTTTTTATCCCTGTCTAGCACCAAGGATGCAGTTCGACAAGCAAGGTTTAGACCGTTTGATGTACAAGTCTCTGATTCAGTACGATGTGCTGAACGTTGGTACAGATTCAGAAGTGAAGAGAAATACGATaaaacaattgaaatttgtaTCTGGACTTCACAAGCAGCAGAATTCTCAACGAATCCTTGAAATACCAGAAGCACAACGCCAAGTAAGAGGACAAGGCCCGTTTACCATAGCGCCTTTTCCCAAGCAAATTTACAGTTCCACGGGCACAGGCATAGCTTCACTGCCGATTAATGATCAAAACGAACTGCTAATCATGTCCCTTGACGACGGTAATATTGCAATATTGCTTCAGGATCTTGATGTCACGATGAATTGGGACTCCGCCAGATACAATTATAACAACTCTTTTGCTCTTGTCGAATTAATTACACTCGGATCTCAAGAGATTCAACAGATAGTGGTAGGAGACCACAAATATGGGCAATTTTCTGTAATGACTCCCGAAGGTGTCTTTTCCATTGATACGAGCAAGTGGTCAGGTGTGATGGCAAGCTGTCTTACAGAATCTGACCTAAGGCCCCTAGCAGAGACTAAACTTGAAAGTGAAGTAACCTTCACAGAGCTCAAAGATTCGCCCAAATCAGTTGCGTGGTGGAACACAACTCCACAATCAGTTGTGAAAGTATCAAACCGTGAAGTGAAGAGTAAGCAGGTCTCCGAGGGTGTCTCGAAACAGGATGATGACATTACCGGTAGCCGACAGGAACCAGAGAAGTACAATGCTCATTATTCGCAGCCGATAGCAGAGATCATGcaattgaaccaaaaatttcaactgGAGTCATCAAAAGCACCAAGTAAAGTGATCCCACCCAGAGAGAGACaaaagccattgaaaaatgaagcAAGCGAGATACAACTAGATCTTCTTACCGAGGCATCGAAAGATTTTGTCAGCAAGATAGCCGTGGGCCAAACCTTGGGAGTCACTCTACACAACAGAATATATGAGCAGCAACTGGACCTTACACACCAGCTCAAGGCTAGTGGAGAATTGATGGAGAAACAACAGACAATCCTTACGCATTTCCATTCCCAATCATCGCGCTCTGATGCCGTGCACGCCCGTCATAGTACCCTAATGTCCAGGTTCAATAAGTTTAAGGACAACCTAGGGCAGATACAAAATTCACAGAGATTCAAGGACCTAGAGATCAGCAAGGAAGAAGTCGAGTGGTTCAAAGAGATTAGAAAACAAGTGCTGACATTCAACCGCGATGTGCACAACCAAAAACGTCTACAGGATCAACTGATCCACCTCAAACAAGAGATGAACCGAATTGCACAAGTGACTGGGGATCAGAACTCCCAGGCACGCGATGAATGGCATGAATTACGCCACatgcttgaagaagacaCAATCATCCTACAGGATTGCaacaatcaattgaagagcGCTGCACGCCAGGTGCCAGCCCAACCTTAG
- the SDH8 gene encoding Sdh8p (similar to Saccharomyces cerevisiae YBR269C; ancestral locus Anc_1.320), translating into MLLGVRRYVGSCRRAGVRWFKAEPVAGPPKLPKEDQEEFERLQKIAQSQEAIDAYNREVEGDSTKESLNSPLLTKNDIGSFSPEFTKTLPEFEGDKNPETGEIGGPKQDPLRHGDYSFNGRVTDF; encoded by the coding sequence ATGTTATTGGGAGTTAGAAGGTACGTTGGGAGCTGTCGTAGAGCCGGGGTTAGGTGGTTCAAAGCTGAGCCAGTTGCAGGACCACCAAAATTGCCAAAAGAGGACCAGGAAGAGTTTGAACGGTTGCAGAAGATTGCTCAGTCTCAGGAAGCGATAGATGCATATAACAGAGAAGTTGAAGGTGATTCGACAAAGGAAAGTTTGAATTCTCCGTTATTGACCAAGAATGATATTGGTTCGTTCTCGCCGGAGTTTACGAAGACTCTTCCTGAATTTGAAGGTGACAAGAACCCAGAGACTGGTGAGATTGGTGGGCCTAAACAGGATCCGTTGAGACATGGTGATTACTCTTTCAATGGGAGGGTCACTGATTTCTGA